A region of the Callithrix jacchus isolate 240 chromosome 5, calJac240_pri, whole genome shotgun sequence genome:
GAAGTCCCTGAGACCCTTTTAGGAAATCTGAGGTCAACATTATTTTCATGGTACTACAACATTACAGGTTGAGTGAGGTTCCCTGATCtgaaaaatccaaaaatctgatATGTTTCAAAATCTAGAATGTTTTGAGCGCTGACATGAGGATCAAAGGACACGCTCATTGGAGCAGTTTGGCTTTCAGAATTAGGGAAGCTGAACTGGTAAGCATGTAATGCAAatctttcaaaatctgaaaaaagcCTGAGATCTGAAACActcctggtcccaagcatttcattCAAGGAATATTCAATCTGTTAGTTGCTTTTTTGACACTCTCTCACAAGTGTACAAGAGTTTGCGAGACCACACAATATGCGATCTCCCAGAGACTGAAACAGAAACATATGAGAATCTGTCTTCTAATTAAGCCAAACGTCAAAAAGATTTGCAAAAAGGTAGAACGATGCcactctttgttatttttttgtaaagctatttttcattaaaaatttttgtcaacTTGTAATGAGttatctttaaatacttttaaaagatcttaatttctaatatggtaaatattaaaatatatcctTTTGGAGATTATAACAAAACATTTCAGGTCTTAAATTTGTCAAAGAAGTGTTTACGTAGTTTTGAGAATTTCTGCCTTAGATATACCACATAGCGCACCTTCTGTCATTAAGAAACATGTCACAGCTTCTAGAGCTATAAGGTATTTTGCTCCCTTGCTTTAACCACACCCTTAAGATGTCACCAAATCCACAGTAAACCAATAACCAGCAGAGGACTCCCACTACTTAAGCTCAGGGTTTTTCCAGTAAAtacccttcccctctcccccaagTACAAATCACCTATTTGTTGAAGCCCACCTCCCATTATCGTGAATCAACCATATAGCCAGTGCCATGTTTTagcaaataatataaatgtattttgtaattcAAACAAAAGCTTCTGTTAACATTATTGCTAACATGGCTAGACACTCACTAAATTTGGTGGGTCTGCTTAGGACGATGGTCTGAACACATGCGACATTCATTTTGGAGCCACCTGAAAAACAAGGATTCATCATCCAGCTGAAACCGAAGACAGATTTTTTACCAAACTGGAGGGAATTCTGAAATGGTTAACCAAATCTGTGGGATACAGAATGCACAAAATTCTCTTGTGGAGTTGCTGGAGTGATAGGGCAGCTCAGAGGTAACCATTTAGAACGTTTGCAACTAAGGTATGAGACCTGTATTACAAGTAACAAAAAAACATGCCATATATACTTTAAATGCTGGAGTTGAAGACACACACTAGTTTCAAGTATTACACCCCCTCCCTCCAAGTGAAGCAGCCCATTCAAAGCTGCTAACTTGAAACTGCATGCCACATGTCTCAGGATGAACAGCACCAACAAGGGCTTCTTTAGTGATGGGTAATAACTCTCTCAAACAATAGAGGGCAGGCCAGCTAGTTTATTCAAATGGAATCTAAACCTTAGATCTCTGGCTTAACAATAACAGGAGAAACCTTTATAGACACAGTAAATCTTGCATTAAATCAGAGGTGGTTTAAATCAATCTTGCAACTTCTAATGTTCTGGGCTGGCAACTACAGCATGACAAATGTTTAGTGCAGTTACAAAATCACATTGTACTTTCCTTGGCTACCAAACCTTAAACAAATCCGAAAAATGTACCGTTTCACAAAGGCTTTACCATATACCCGCTGCTGCCAGTCTCAAGTAATTATGGTTTCTTCATTCCCCAGGAACATTTCTAAATAAGAGGATTTTTCtttgatctgctcaccttgaaGTGTATAAGAACTCAGAGAATAAGTTTAAAGAATGAAGATTAACTGAGATGCCAAGAAAAGTTTTTATTGTAAGCACAGTGAGCAGAGAGAGATGTCTTCTCACACAAAGTGGCCACAAGGTCTGCAATTAACTAAATCTCTTTGACAAGCCTTCATTGGTTTAAAGCATATGAATTAGCTTCTTGCTATCAGGTGTACATCATTTCTGCCATGTGGGACATTTTCTTGGGAATATACAAGTAATACTCCATGTAGCCTGACAGGTCCTCAATGGTCACATCATCCACAAAGACTCGAGCTTGCTCCGAACAGGATCGGGGAGAGCCAGACAGAGTTCTGGTGTGCAGCGACTGAGAGTAGTCCTCAAGTGTGGATCTTCGTTCTGGAGCCAAGGGAGGGACATTCTGCAGGCCTGAAAAGGAATAGACTTCCATATCATGCCATCTCTTACACTGGCACTCCTTGCCTATGCATGTGCATGGCTTGCCCTGGTTTAGCTTAGAAACTGATTGAAAGTCAGAGAGATCACTGGCTTTGAGACTTGCTTGTGAGACTTGGGTAGCGTCAGAGGAGTCTTCCTTCTTACTCTCTGATGGGAGCCTTGGAACAGAAGTTCTCAAAGGCTCAACAACTGCCCCTGTGTGATTAGCATCGAGAGAAGTTGTGCTTTCTCCCGCACTGAACTCTTTAGGGGTTGAAATTCCCAGCCCACTGCTCCCATCAGGGGTGTCAGTCTGGCTTTTGTGCTTGAGTTGACTACTGGAAGAAGATGCTATTGTACTGCAATGTATAAACTTTGGAGGATGAAGGACAGGTGACTTAGAACGTCGACGACGCTGAGTTCTCACTGCTCCTCGTGAAGACTTCCTTGTAGAcctaagaggaaaataaatacacaagaaGATGTTGAGATACAGAGCTGTCCTCAACAGATTCTTTATGCGAGTAGGAAAGTTACCTCCCCTCAGATTTATGAGTCTAAGGTCATAATTTCCTCCAAGAGATGCAGCTGCTTCTATTTCCATGCTGCCTAAGTATTTGTGTCTCAAAAACTTCAACATCATCTTATTAGCAAGCAAAGAACCAGGTGAGATAATGGTATTTTTTAACTGAATCACTTGGGCCAAACATTTGGAACTGAACACATGCCTTGTCCCAACTCTCAGAGGGTCTGAGGGAAGTACCTCAGACAGACAACTGAAACAGATTCTGTAAAGCCTAAATATAGTGCCCTAAACTTGAATATATTCTATATGCTATAGCAGCTTCAGAACCACTGTGAGGCTGTTACAAATGACCATTATGCCATTACTATTACATAGATTTCTGATTCATTTATCATTGGTAACAGCCAATCATCCAAAACCAACCAAAAAACTAACAATATTTACAACCCCTGAGGTTGTAAATATTTCAGATACTGAGAATTACTGGACACACTATGTAAGATAactattcataaaatatttaaataaattaaagaaatgaacGAACTTGAAACTGCTAAGTGAATCAGAGACAAGAACCAAACAggacactgaaaaacaaaaatatttttatttggaattaaACTAAATGAATAGGCTAAACAGAACACAGCAGTCCCATCTTAACCATAGCTTCACTTTCTATAGTTTCAGTTATCTGCAGTCAACcttggtctgaaaatattaaataaattccagaaataagcaaTTCATAAGCTTTAAATTACGCCCATTGTGAGTGGCATGATGAAATCTTGCACGATCCTGCTCAGTCCTACCTGGGATGTGAATCGTCTCTTTGTCCAGGGTATTCACACTATATATGCTACCTACCTATcagtcacttagtagccatctTCATGATCAGATCAACTATCATGGTActgcagtgcttgtgttcaagtaactcttattttacttaacaatggccccaaagtgcaagagtagtgatgctggcaacgTGGGTATACCAAGAAAAGCCATGAAGTACTTCTGCTGTGATTAGAATGTGTCAcccaaaagttcatgtgttgTAAACTTGGTCCCCAGTGCATCAGTGCTGAGACCTTTGGGGGTGACTGGGTCTCGAGGGCTCTGCCTTCAAGAATGGATTAATCCATCTACAGATTAATGTATTAAACGGTTATTCGGGGAGAGGGATAGTTATCAAAGAATGGCTCTGTTATAAAAGACAGTTTGGCCATTTCTCATGAGCCCATTGCCACGTGACATCCTTTCCCATATTACGATGCAGCAATGAAACACCAGATGCTGATGCCGTgctcttagacttcccagcctccagaattataagaaataagtctctttaaaaattacctagtctcaggtaatTTTTAGGTATTgagttatagcaacagaaaatgaactaagagggctttaagtgaaaaggtgaaagttcttgacttaataaggaaaacaaatcataTACTGAGGTTGCTAGGATCTACAGTAAGAACAAATCTCCTACCTGtaaaattgtgaagaaggaaaaacaaatttgtgATAGTCTTGCTGTTGCACTTCAAACTGTGAAAGTTACAGCCACAGTGCATGGTAAGTCCTCagttaagatggaaaaggcattaaatttgTAGGTGGAAGACATGAACAACACGTGTTCTGACTGATGGGAAATGGGTTTGATATTGTCTTGCAGTTTCAAGTCCACTGGGGTTCTTAGAATGTATCCCCTATTAATAAGGGGGACTTGTACAGGCAGCTAAAGAAAGAATTACTGACtggaaaataaatctgaattaTTTCTAACAAAGGCCAACAAACTATAGTCTGTGGGTCAAATCTGGCTCCCTACCTGTTTTTGTACAGCGTATGGACACTGCTCCAGTGGGCTAGCACTGCAAGTCACAGAGACTGGGCTAGGGCATCCTCCCCTGCCCTAttctccctgcctgccttcctagCCAATGGACATGTTGCACCACTGCCCAGCACCCACACTGGCTAACAACTACATGTTGAGTCTCTACTGTTGGCAACTGCTGATCATTGAGAGGCAGAATCTCAGTTCAAGACTCCAGCCAGTGCTGGGAGCTCTGGAGAAGAAAAGAGCATGCGGGGATCTGAGTGTCACTGCGACAGAGAGTAAAACTGACCCTGGCACTACCTGCTACCCACCCATTCCACAAGGTTCTCCTTTCAGGCTAGTCACTTCATcctgagactgtctcaacaactgaaaacaaaatgtGTCCACCAGCCAGGATGGCCaaccccaggcaaacagggtagGGTAGGAGGTTTCTCTCTTATATAAGCACTTATTAATATCCTGGGATTTTTGCTTCTTGGCCTCCAAAGCCTAAAAAATTTACCACATGGTGCTTTACAAAAAAACTTTGCCAACCCCTGACCTAAAAGGCAGTATAGAAACAAGGttttggaaaaaatgtaaaagttaagaGAGATGAGAGTAATTCTGGAATCTTGAATAAATGTATATAGAGAACAGAGGACAATGACTTTTAAAGACGCAATGACTGAGAAATTTTCTGAATTGATAAGAGAATCTATGAATGCAGGAAGTACACTAGAGCaggacaaataaaaagaaatccacataGATATGCTCTAGCAAAACTACAGAATAGCAAAAACAACAAGATCTTGACAGCAGCCAGAGACTAGAGAGATTTCCAAAATAGTAACGATTAGATTGAAGGTATGCCTTTCACTATCAATGTAATGAAACCAGAAGATAATGAACTATACCTTGAAGTGCTAAGAGAAAATAACTGTTAATCTAGAAATATAATGTCAACAAGTATATCAActttatctttcaaaaacaagtatgaaataaagacattttcagataaatgaaAGCAAAGTACAGTTGGTCTTCTGTATCCATGCATTCTACACCTATGGATTCGACCAACATCAGACTGAAAATatccaggaaaaaaacaattccacaaaattccaaaaagcaaaacttgaatttgctGTGCTCTGAGTACTATGCTGACTCCATGTGAGTGAAGTGTTGTGTAAGCATTGTGGTGGAtattacaagtaatctagagttgatttaaagtatacaggtgAATGAGCATAGGTAATATGCAAATCCTACACCATTCTGTCTAAGAGACATAagcatcctcagattttggtaATGAGAGGGGCGTGTGAGTGGGAATGACCTGGAATCAACCCCCGTGGATAGAGATGATTGTTATTTATCAATAGGACATGATGTCACTTAACATCGGGAGCACCTTTCAAATGTATCCTATATCGAGTTACACAATGCAGAGGTCCTATTTAATAGCAATAAACCTTCACTAAAGAAGCTATTTTGGGAAAAAAGTGAGTGTATATGGGAGGTCTGAGGTGAAAGCATGCTGAGCAAACAAATTATAAGCAAGtagataaatctaaataaatactgtctgcttaaataataataaaacctcgTTTGTGAgacaaaaaataagtaacataACTAAAATATTCGGCAACTACATCATGGAAGTCAGGAGATCACAGGAAAAGGATTCTAAGGAGAAGGGCTAAAATACTATTAACTTTTGTCTTTGTTAAAAACATGCATGCTAAAATCAAGGCTAACAACTACTGAAAGAATAGAAacagactgtaatcccagcatgggaggccaagctgggcagatcacctgaggtcaggagtttgagaccagcctgacgcacatggtgaaaccccacctactaaaaatataaaaattagctgggcatggtggcaggcacctgtaatcccagctactcaggaggctgaggcaggagaactgcttgaacctaagaggcagaggttgcagtgagctgagatggcgccattgtccACCATTGTACactagcctgcgtgacagagctagactctgtctcaaaaagaaaacaaagaaaaagcaaaagaatagaaacaaagtGTGCCATTTCCAAACCACtagagggaaaaaacaaacaaaatcctggCAAACAATTGTTTTTAAAGGAGGAGAGGcaaggtgaaaaaagaaaaaaagaaaaaaaaaaaatagaagaaaagcagGACAAAGGGAAggaggtaaaaaaagaaaaaaagcaggacaaataaagtaaaatggcAGAATCATGTCCACATATATCAATAATCAAATAATGTAAACGCACTAAACTCAGCAGCTAAAAAACTGATGATCAAAttgaataaatcagaaaaaaataaaacccagtcaTAAACTATTTATATGAAACATACTTAAAATTTGAGAACACAGAATGCTTGAAAGAatagaaggctgggtgtggtggctcatgtctataatcccagcactttgggaggccaagacaggtggatcacttaaggtcaggggttcaagagcagcctggccaacacggtgaaacctaatctttactaaaaatacaaaaattaaccgggcgtggtggcagacacctgtaatcccagctacctgaaggccaaggcaggagaactgcgtgAACCTGAACTCTAGTGTGTGTGACAAagtaagagtgagactctgtctcaaaacacacacacacacacacacacacacacacacaagggaaACACTAACTAGAAGAAAACTTTAAGACAAAAACCATTATGAGGGATTAAGAATGTCACTACATAATAAAAGTTTCAATTCAGGAGGGAAACATTCTAAACCTGAATAAAACTATGCTATAGAACTCTAACAAAATAACCTCAAGAGacataaagcaaaaatatagaatttaaagGGAAAATAGACAAAGTCACTTCCATGGGGTATATTTCAACACACATCTTTATTATTTGTAAGTCAAGTTGAcccaaaaattgaaaaaaagttcAACTAACACATTTAGAAGTCATTTAATGAACGTAGAACCTGAGAACAATTAGAGAAGTCCCAATCTTCTCAAATACacacagaatatatataaaaattgatgATGGACTAGGCCAAAAGAAAGTCTCAGCAAATTCAGCAAAAGAAGGATTAGGTCTTTCTCTGATCATTGGGTTTTAAGTTCTGTATCATAACCTACTCTTTTCTGGACACTCAGGAAAGAAATTCCAATAAT
Encoded here:
- the OSER1 gene encoding oxidative stress-responsive serine-rich protein 1; translation: MKSEAKDGEEESLQTAFKKLRVDASGSIASLSVGEGTGVRAPVRTATDDPKPKTTCVSKDSWHGSTRKSSRGAVRTQRRRRSKSPVLHPPKFIHCSTIASSSSSQLKHKSQTDTPDGSSGLGISTPKEFSAGESTTSLDANHTGAVVEPLRTSVPRLPSESKKEDSSDATQVSQASLKASDLSDFQSVSKLNQGKPCTCIGKECQCKRWHDMEVYSFSGLQNVPPLAPERRSTLEDYSQSLHTRTLSGSPRSCSEQARVFVDDVTIEDLSGYMEYYLYIPKKMSHMAEMMYT